DNA from Candidatus Binataceae bacterium:
GGGGATTGCGAGCGCATCGGGAATATTGCTGGTAACGATACGTGCTTCTACCGGCGCGCCGATTTCCGGTATGGATTCCGAGCCGGTGAACTCAAGGCGAACGGGGGTCGTCGCGCTGCTCGCATCAAAACTCGGAATGAATGCAGCGACCTGAGCACGAAATGCGACCCCGGGTCTGAGACCGCTCGTGACGGTAGCGGGCATGCCCGGGGAAATCAGATGAAGCTCGTCGACCGGAATCGAAGCTTCGACATAGATACTGGACGGGTCGATCAACTCGACGATTGGATCGAGATCGGCGACCATCTGTCCGCTGGTCACCGGCGGACGGGATACGACGCCCGCTTCGGGCGCGATGATTGGAATTCCATCGCTTTTGTCGTAGCGATTGACAGATTCGGCCAGCGTTTTCGCTTCCTGCGGATCGAGCTTGCGCGCGATTGCAAGGCCCGCCTGGGCAGCTTCGATTTCGCGATTGACCACGTAACCAATCCGCTCACCCTTGCGAACCTGGTCCCCGTTCTTGAGACTCATTCCGCTCAGGCGTCCGGCTGCCGGTGCGCGGATGGTCACGTGATGATTAGCTACCGTAACGCCAAGTACGCGCAGGGTGCTGATCATCGGTGTGATGGTGGCGGGCGCTGCGGCGACCACCATCACGGGAGCGATTTCCTGAGACTCCTCGCCCGGGCTTTGTGGGCGGCAGCCTGCAGCCAGTATGAGGACCAGTGCTACGGGCACGATTAGGTGTCGATTCATCCGGTGCGACCGTAGAGCAAACTAGTCTGGGCCGCCGCGGCGCGCGCGTCGAACTGGTGACTGAAGCGATCGAGCCGAATCTGCTCGGCCTGCTGGTATGAGTCGAGAACCTCGAGCAGGGTTGCGCTGCCGCCGCCCAGAAATCGCGTCCACGCCATTGCGAATGCGTCGTCTGCGGTCGACTGGGATCGCGCCAGGATCGCAAGTGCCTGGGTGGCTTGCTCGTATCTAAGGGAGGCATCTTTCAGGCGGCGCTCCAGGAGATAGCGGGTTTGTCGAGATTGGGCCGTCGCGGCGTTCACCTTCGCCTTCGCCTGGTCGATGCGAGACGAGATTGCCCCGCCATCAAAAAGTGGCATGGAGAGAACTCCGTCATACGAGGCGCCGGAATTGTGAGTCGCAGTCTCCGGGGGGTCGATGCCTAGTGCGCCGGTAGTCAGTGCTATCTGGAAGGTCGGCAGGCGGGCAGCTTTGGCCGCTTTCACTTGCAGCTCGGCCGATGAAATGGCGCGCAACGCCGCTTGCATTGCCGGTGTTTCCACTAGGTCGCCACTGGGCAGCGACGGAATGTCGCTGGTCTCGACAATCTCGATATCTGAGGCATTAAAGTCACCTAGCAAGGACCCCAGGTTGGCGGTCGCGAGCTGCGTCGCGTTGTGCGCCGAGGAGAGTACCAGCTCCGCCGCATTGCGCGCGCTGCGGATCTTGAGGACGTCGTTGATAATCGCACGACCACTGGCCTGCAGCGCTTCGACCGTAGCTTCGTAGCGCGAAAGCCGCTGCAGGTTGAGCCCCAGTTCACGCTCGGACGCTCGGGCCCGCAGCAAATCGTAGTACGCGATGCTTGTGTCGAACGCGATTTGAGCGCGAGCCGCCGCGACTCCGAGCTGCGCGGCCTCGCTAACATAGCGTGCCGCGCGATATTGCGCTTCCCGGCGGCCCCAATCCCACGCCGTGTAATTGAGTGCAATCAGACCCGCCGAGAGGCCGCGGTTGGTGACGGTCGTGTTGTAACCTGGTGCCTGATAGTACTCGGTGCCGGCAGTCAGAGTCGGAAACAGTGGCGCGCGCTGTTCTCGCGTGCGGGCTTTGCTCACCTCGCTCTCTGCCGACACCATCGAGACCGAGGGTGCGAAGATGAGGGCACGGTCGATCGCTTCATTGAGCGTCAATGGTGCCGCCGCGACGCGACCAGTCCCCGTCGCCAGAAAGGCAACTGCGCCAAGCGCGATCCGCCATCCAACATTGAGCGTCATGCGCAGAAGCTATCAGCGTCGGATGCTGCTAGCTAATTAACGCACATTAAGCTTTCGCTGTGGTGCTGGCCGGCGATTCCGGCTCGCCGCTGAGAGTACCGGGACGCGTCGACGCCAGTGGCAGCGTGACCACGAAGTCGCTGCCGCCGCTCACCCGATTGCTCGCGGAGATCTGGCCTCGATGCAGCCTAGCGATTTCGCGGGAGAGGCTCAGTCCCAGGCCGCTGCCCTCACCGTTGGCGTGGGCACCACGAAAGAAGCGATCGAAGATCAGCGACAACTCGGCGGCTTCGATTCCCGCGCCGGTGTCCATAACGTGCAGGGTGACGATTCCATGCGCGGCATTGAGCAGCAACTCGATTTTGCCGCCAGACGGGGTGAATTTGAGGGCATTGTCTACCAGGTTGATTACCAGGCGGCGCAGGTGAGTCACGCTCCCCTCAACCCGAGCACCCGCGCTCACGCTTGCATGGAGTGCGATATTGCGCGACGCCGCAAGCGGTTCCACCGCGCCGACAACTTCATTCACGACCTCCCCCAAGTCGACTGGTTTGCGGTCTATGGAGACCTCGCCGTTGAGCCGCGCCAGCATTAGCAGTTCTTCGGCGATTTTGCAGAGTCCAACCACCTCCCGGTGCGCGTTGGTGAGGGCGCTCTGCTGCTCGGTTGGAGACCGATCGCGAGCGAGCGCTACTTCCAACCCCGATCGTAGGACGGCCAAGGGGGTACGCAATTCGTGAGCGGCGTCGGATGCGAATCGCCGCTCGGTTGCCGAGGCACGCTCCAAACGGTCCAGGAGTGCGTTGATCACTTCGATCAGGCGGCCGATCTCGTCCCGCACCGGTGAGGCTGCCAGGCGGCCGCGCAGATCGGTGGGCTCGATCGCTGCCAACGATTTTGCCAGGGCAGCGATTGGTGCCAGCGCACGGCTTGCAAGCAGATAACCGCCGCCAACGCACAGTGCTAGTACCAAGGGAACTGTAAGCAGGAGGGTCTTACGCAGCCGCTGGATCGAGTCCCGCACCGGTGTCACGTCGACGCCGTCCTGTAGAACGGCGGGCTCACCTTGAAAGGTGAACGGAATTATCGCGAAGCGGAATGCTCGATTGGAGCTCATGACCAGGCCGCGGAATTCGTTGTCAAAGGAAAGAAGCGGCGGGATCGCCCTTGGATCACCGAAATCCGCGACAACCCCGCTTGCCGTTACCAGGCGTACCCTGCGGTGCGGTCCCACATCATGTTCCAAGCTCAGTCGCCGGATGGTCTCGCGCGCCTGGGCCACATCGGCGCGGCGCAGTTGGTCAGCGCTGGTGTCGGCTTCCTCGAGCAACGCGGCATCCATCGGGCGCCATTGTTCGTGGGCAAACAGCCGCAGCGCAGCATATGCCGAGATGGTCAGGATCGCGGCCAGTATCAGTGCCCAATAAATCGTCAGCCTGAGGCGGATGCTCATGGCGGCGTGCAGGTTAGGGGGCCTTCATCGAGTAGCCCACGCCGCGAACAGTCGAGATCAACGAATTCTTCGGGTCGGCGTCGATCTTCTGGCGCAGACGGTTTACGAACACCTCGATGAGGTTGGTGAACACATTGTAGCCGGAGTCCCATACCGTCTCGGCGATCATGTCGCGGGTAACGATTTCTCCCGCATGACGCATCAATACTTCCAGAAGCATCGCCTCTTTTGGCGAGAGCGCTAGCGGTCTTCCCGCGCGGCGCGCGCGCCGCTTGACCGTGTCGAACTCGAGATCGGCAACCTTGAGAAGCGGCGATTGTGCAGTCGGCCTGCGTCGCGAGAGCGCATGGATGCGTGCGAGTAGTTCTGCGAAAGCAAATGGCTTTACGAGGTAGTCGTCGCCACCGCTCTCCAGCCCGGTCACGCGATCATCGACTGAACCGCGCGCGGTGAGAAACAGCACCGGTGTGGAGTCGCCGTTCTTGCGTTGTTCGCGAAGAAACTCAACGCCGCTTTTTCCGGGCAGGCCAATATCCAGTACCATCAGGTCGTAGGCGTGGCGGGCGAGAATCAGCTCGGCTTCCTCGGCCGACCTGACCCAATCGAGCGCAATACCCGCTTCGCTCAGTCCTTGGCGCAAATTACCCGCAAGGCGCTCTTCATCCTCGACCAGCAGCAAACGCAACGGCTGCATGTCCACAATGCTGGCACGCCGACCACGGGAGTTAAAGCCGGCTAGACTTTAGGTTGGCCTAGATAGCAAAGGAGATCACCCCGGCCGCCAGCAGGGCCCCTGCCCAGATGGTGTCCAGATTTATCCAGGCACTGCGCAGAATCGCGAGCCCCAGCTTTTCATAAACGAGCAAGGCGATAGTTCCCATCACCGCTACCATGGCCCCCGTATGCAGGAGCACCACGGCGATGGCCTGCGCTGCAGAGGTGCCTTGCGCGAGGGCAGCCATGTGGTGATGCATATGGTGCATCGGAGCGCCTGCCGGGTTCATCCCGAGCAGGATGGGGAACAGCATCAGCCCGGCACCGTGGGCCGACGCCATCAAGAAAGACCACAGCCCCAGTTCAGCGAAATTCACCCGCATTGCAACCCAGCGCGGGTGTGCGCGCGGTCGCACCAAGCGGAATACGCCAAATAGTATCAGCGCGACTGCGCCTGCCGGTTGGAGCCATTCAATGGCAACGACGGATTGAAGCCCCGCCACGATCGCGACGACCAAGCCGATCGCGACCAGGTGACCGATCGCGATGGGCACGAGTGCGCCAAGCACCCTCATCCGGCTGCGATCTTGCAGCCCGAGAGCGACCGCGAAAAGCCATCCCATCGATGGGTCGATGCCGTGGTAGGCGCCGAGCGCAACAACTGCCAGCCACGGCCACGCGCCACTCACGGATAGCAATAGGAATCGGATGAAGCGTCGCCGCCTTCGAGATGAATCTGATGTGGCCGCTCACCCTCGAACTTGATGAAAAAGTCCTGGTCGAGCGTCAAACCTCCGGACGGGTTCGCGTCAGCCTTGGCAATCCATCCCCGGACGCCCTCCGGGTAAAACTGCGCGTCCCAGGAACCATACAGAGAGTTGCTGAAGTAGATCCGTTTGCCGTCGCGGCTCATCTCGACCATCTGCGGACCGCCATTCAACGCACCGTCCTTGGGATGCGCTGCGTGCGAAACGATTCCGCCAAGGCGAAGACTGCCGGTGAGCTTGGGATTGTGCGGGTCACTCACATCGTATTGCTTGAAGTCACCAGTGCCCCAGCACGAGATATAGAGGAAGCGATCGTCGAGGCTCAGGTTG
Protein-coding regions in this window:
- a CDS encoding HAMP domain-containing sensor histidine kinase, with translation MSIRLRLTIYWALILAAILTISAYAALRLFAHEQWRPMDAALLEEADTSADQLRRADVAQARETIRRLSLEHDVGPHRRVRLVTASGVVADFGDPRAIPPLLSFDNEFRGLVMSSNRAFRFAIIPFTFQGEPAVLQDGVDVTPVRDSIQRLRKTLLLTVPLVLALCVGGGYLLASRALAPIAALAKSLAAIEPTDLRGRLAASPVRDEIGRLIEVINALLDRLERASATERRFASDAAHELRTPLAVLRSGLEVALARDRSPTEQQSALTNAHREVVGLCKIAEELLMLARLNGEVSIDRKPVDLGEVVNEVVGAVEPLAASRNIALHASVSAGARVEGSVTHLRRLVINLVDNALKFTPSGGKIELLLNAAHGIVTLHVMDTGAGIEAAELSLIFDRFFRGAHANGEGSGLGLSLSREIARLHRGQISASNRVSGGSDFVVTLPLASTRPGTLSGEPESPASTTAKA
- a CDS encoding response regulator transcription factor; translated protein: MQPLRLLLVEDEERLAGNLRQGLSEAGIALDWVRSAEEAELILARHAYDLMVLDIGLPGKSGVEFLREQRKNGDSTPVLFLTARGSVDDRVTGLESGGDDYLVKPFAFAELLARIHALSRRRPTAQSPLLKVADLEFDTVKRRARRAGRPLALSPKEAMLLEVLMRHAGEIVTRDMIAETVWDSGYNVFTNLIEVFVNRLRQKIDADPKNSLISTVRGVGYSMKAP
- a CDS encoding TolC family protein, which encodes MTLNVGWRIALGAVAFLATGTGRVAAAPLTLNEAIDRALIFAPSVSMVSAESEVSKARTREQRAPLFPTLTAGTEYYQAPGYNTTVTNRGLSAGLIALNYTAWDWGRREAQYRAARYVSEAAQLGVAAARAQIAFDTSIAYYDLLRARASERELGLNLQRLSRYEATVEALQASGRAIINDVLKIRSARNAAELVLSSAHNATQLATANLGSLLGDFNASDIEIVETSDIPSLPSGDLVETPAMQAALRAISSAELQVKAAKAARLPTFQIALTTGALGIDPPETATHNSGASYDGVLSMPLFDGGAISSRIDQAKAKVNAATAQSRQTRYLLERRLKDASLRYEQATQALAILARSQSTADDAFAMAWTRFLGGGSATLLEVLDSYQQAEQIRLDRFSHQFDARAAAAQTSLLYGRTG
- a CDS encoding efflux RND transporter periplasmic adaptor subunit, encoding MPVALVLILAAGCRPQSPGEESQEIAPVMVVAAAPATITPMISTLRVLGVTVANHHVTIRAPAAGRLSGMSLKNGDQVRKGERIGYVVNREIEAAQAGLAIARKLDPQEAKTLAESVNRYDKSDGIPIIAPEAGVVSRPPVTSGQMVADLDPIVELIDPSSIYVEASIPVDELHLISPGMPATVTSGLRPGVAFRAQVAAFIPSFDASSATTPVRLEFTGSESIPEIGAPVEARIVTSNIPDALAIPATALFQDVGQNRYHVFVAGTDGRAHRVNVTIGVHDGPRVQVLDGIKAGDQVITSGGYALSDGLRIRIAGAPS